GCCGACATGAGTGCTGCCAGTATGCATAAGACCGCAGGCTCAATGACTCAGAGCTCTGTTCTGCTTTTACGGAGCAATATTATAGCACCGGGCAGGGTTAAACAAATACTGAATCTGACTCACACAACCAGCTCATCCTATGTGCTTATGACTTCATTAGACATTGCAAGAAAGCAGCTTGCTACAAACGGAAGTGAGCTTTTGGAAGAAGCCTTGAAATTGGCAAGATGGGCTAGAGATGAAATAAATAATATTGATGGTTTATATGCATTTGGAAAAGAGCTTGTTGGAACACCAGGGTGCTTTGACTTTGATGAAACCAAACTTGGAATCAATGTAATGGGCTTAGGATTGACGGGATACCAGTTAGAGAAAAAGCTTAGAAAAGAATACAAGATTCAAGTAGAAATGTCCGACCTATATAATATATTATGCATAATCAGCCTTGGTCACAGAAAAGAAGATCTGGACGCTCTTATTAATGCATTAAAAGATATTGCTTTAAAACAAGGTGTTAGGGAATATAGAGTGGCGACAATGCTTCCTCATAATCCTCAGATGATAGTCTCGCCCAGGGATGCTTTCTATTCAGATAAAAAGGTAGTGGATCTGGAGGACTCTGTAGGAGAAATTGCAGGGGAGATGGTAATGGCTTATCCCCCAGGTATACCTGTTGTATGTATGGGAGAGAGAATTTCCAAAGACATAGTTGATTATATTAAGCTTTTAAAAGCAGAGAAGTGCCAGCTGCAGGGAACTGCCGATCCATATGTCGATAAAATAAGGGTTTTGGGCAAGTAAACTTACATAAAATGAA
This DNA window, taken from Pseudobacteroides sp., encodes the following:
- a CDS encoding aminotransferase class I/II-fold pyridoxal phosphate-dependent enzyme, which produces MIGLNQNKTPIFDAIKKYIDDNVVQFHVPGHKQGRGIKEFCDYVGEHVLQMDANGMEELDFANNPTGVIYDAERLMANAFGAQNGYFLVNGTTAGVQAMIMSACEPGDKIILPRNAHKSTIGGIILSGAMPIYIQPEINERLGIAMGITEESLKKTIKDNPHAKAVFIINPTYYGVASDIKSITRIAHRHSMAVIVDEAHGAHMSFHDDFPLTAMEVGADMSAASMHKTAGSMTQSSVLLLRSNIIAPGRVKQILNLTHTTSSSYVLMTSLDIARKQLATNGSELLEEALKLARWARDEINNIDGLYAFGKELVGTPGCFDFDETKLGINVMGLGLTGYQLEKKLRKEYKIQVEMSDLYNILCIISLGHRKEDLDALINALKDIALKQGVREYRVATMLPHNPQMIVSPRDAFYSDKKVVDLEDSVGEIAGEMVMAYPPGIPVVCMGERISKDIVDYIKLLKAEKCQLQGTADPYVDKIRVLGK